In the Gossypium raimondii isolate GPD5lz chromosome 9, ASM2569854v1, whole genome shotgun sequence genome, one interval contains:
- the LOC105800836 gene encoding uncharacterized protein LOC105800836 isoform X2, producing MGKESMLEREPGQHDLPPARFQRTDQWIPVYSWLESLDTDEVVKSKDILDWLNDNPQVKDQLCSRHSRYHLMHYIKKCHLKILKRREKKVGSQPLNKESVLKVRKDVVAKKPAPVPNNPLNNIPKDSDLYIAKRNEALRKYEILLELEKKLSPVFSRKK from the exons ATGGGGAAAGAATCAATGCTT GAAAGAGAACCAGGTCAGCATGATCTTCCACCGGCTCGGTTTCAGCGCACCGATCAGTGGATACCGGTCTATTCATGGTTAGAATCTTTGGATACCGATGAAGTGGTCAAATCGAAAGATATTTTGGATTGGTTGAACGATAACCCACAAGTCAAGGACCAATTGTGCTCTAGGCATTCGCGGTACCATTTGATGCACTACATAAAAAAGTGCCATTTAAAGATATTAAAGAGGAGGGAAAAGAAG GTTGGATCGCAGCCCTTGAATAAAGAAAGTGTTTTGAAAGTTCGGAAGGATGTGGTGGCAAAAAAACCAGCACCAGTGCCAA ACAATCCTTTGAACAATATACCTAAAGATAGCGACCTCTACATAGCTAAACGGAACGAGGCTTTGCGCAAATACGAGAT CTTATTGGAGTTGGAGAAGAAGCTTTCACCCGTGTTCTCGAGGAAAAAATGA
- the LOC105800836 gene encoding uncharacterized protein LOC105800836 isoform X1, with protein sequence MSVSQLGSNLAAADEMSNSTEQTLDGEPRPSDRSPKNQLREDQQQAQEWETLARAWVGAFPEAKAVTESQVEVWIDSNFGSLPADLQSMPRSELIERLLSIQNYLRFPSQTQEREPGQHDLPPARFQRTDQWIPVYSWLESLDTDEVVKSKDILDWLNDNPQVKDQLCSRHSRYHLMHYIKKCHLKILKRREKKVGSQPLNKESVLKVRKDVVAKKPAPVPNNPLNNIPKDSDLYIAKRNEALRKYEILLELEKKLSPVFSRKK encoded by the exons ATGAGTGTTTCTCAACTCGGGTCAAATTTGGCGGCAGCCGACGAGATGTCGAACTCAACGGAGCAAACCCTAGACGGCGAACCTCGACCGTCCGATCGGAGCCCTAAAAATCAGCTCCGAGAAGATCAACAGCAAGCCCAAGAATGGGAGACCCTGGCTCGAGCCTGGGTAGGTGCTTTTCCAGAAGCAAAAGCCGTGACGGAGAGCCAAGTCGAAGTCTGGATCGATTCCAACTTCGGCTCATTACCAGCCGATCTCCAATCGATGCCACGATCTGAGCTCATCGAAAGACTCCTCTCAATCCAAAATTACCTGAGATTTCCCTCCCAGACCCAG GAAAGAGAACCAGGTCAGCATGATCTTCCACCGGCTCGGTTTCAGCGCACCGATCAGTGGATACCGGTCTATTCATGGTTAGAATCTTTGGATACCGATGAAGTGGTCAAATCGAAAGATATTTTGGATTGGTTGAACGATAACCCACAAGTCAAGGACCAATTGTGCTCTAGGCATTCGCGGTACCATTTGATGCACTACATAAAAAAGTGCCATTTAAAGATATTAAAGAGGAGGGAAAAGAAG GTTGGATCGCAGCCCTTGAATAAAGAAAGTGTTTTGAAAGTTCGGAAGGATGTGGTGGCAAAAAAACCAGCACCAGTGCCAA ACAATCCTTTGAACAATATACCTAAAGATAGCGACCTCTACATAGCTAAACGGAACGAGGCTTTGCGCAAATACGAGAT CTTATTGGAGTTGGAGAAGAAGCTTTCACCCGTGTTCTCGAGGAAAAAATGA
- the LOC105800839 gene encoding 60S ribosomal protein L17-1 — protein MVKYSREPDNPTKSCKARGSDLRVHFKNTRETAFAIRKLPLTKAKRYLEDVIAHKQAIPFRRFCGGVGRTAQAKNRHSNGQGRWPVKSAKFILDLLKNAESNAEVKGLDVDSLIVSHIQVNQAQKQRRRTYRAHGRINPYMSSPCHIELILSEKEEAVKKEPETQLAPRKSKGASA, from the exons aTG GTGAAGTACTCAAGAGAACCGGACAACCCTACTAAAT CTTGCAAAGCTAGGGGTTCTGACCTTCGTGTTCATTTTAAG aatacaCGAGAAACTGCCTTTGCAATCCGAAAGCTACCTTTGACGAAGGCAAAAAGGTACTTGGAAGATGTTATTGCCCACAAGCAAGCAATTCCATTCAGGCGCTTCTGTGGTGGAGTTGGGCGAACCGCACAGGCTAAGAATCGCCATTCTAATGGACAAGGCCGTTGGCCCGTGAAATCAGCAAAATTCATTCTCGATTTGCTCAAGAATGCCGAGAGCAATGCTGAG gtGAAAGGCTTGGATGTAGATTCACTTATCGTATCTCACATCCAAGTAAACCAAGCACAGAAGCAAAGGCGCCGAACATATCGTGCACATGGAAGAATTAACC CCTACATGTCTTCACCGTGTCACATTGAACTGATCCTGTCTGAGAAAGAGGAAGCCGTCAAAAAAGAG CCGGAGACTCAGTTGGCTCCGAGGAAATCAAAGGGTGCTTCAGCTTAA
- the LOC105800840 gene encoding 60S ribosomal protein L17-1 encodes MVKYSREPDNHTKSCKARGSDLRVHFKNTRETAFAIRKLPLTKAKRYLEDVIAHKQAIPFRRFCGGVGRTAQAKNRHSNGQGRWPVKSAKFILDLLKNAESNAEVKGLDVDSLIISHVQVNQAQKQRRRTYRAHGRINPYMSSPCHIELILSEKEEPVKKEPETQLAPRKSKGASS; translated from the exons ATG GTGAAGTATTCAAGAGAACCGGACAACCATACTAAAt CTTGCAAAGCTAGGGGTTCTGACCTTCGTGTTCATTTTAAG AATACACGAGAAACTGCCTTTGCCATCCGAAAGCTACCTTTGACAAAGGCAAAGAGATACTTGGAGGATGTTATTGCCCACAAGCAAGCAATTCCGTTTCGGCGCTTCTGTGGTGGAGTTGGGCGAACCGCACAGGCTAAGAATCGCCATTCTAATGGACAAGGTCGCTGGCCTGTGAAATCTGCAAAATTCATTCTCGATTTGCTCAAGAACGCTGAGAGCAATGCCGAG GTGAAAGGTTTGGATGTAGACTCACTTATCATTTCTCACGTCCAAGTGAACCAAGCACAGAAGCAAAGGCGCCGAACATATCGTGCACATGGAAGGATTAACC CCTACATGTCTTCACCGTGTCACATTGAACTGATACTGTCAGAGAAAGAGGAACCTGTGAAAAAAGAG CCTGAGACTCAGTTGGCTCCGAGGAAATCGAAGGGTGCTTCATCTTAA
- the LOC105800841 gene encoding uncharacterized protein LOC105800841, with the protein MEDSSSQPFDHDQTAPGASKFLSDLPSRGHLSSTIISSNLGGMRVYICEHNTSPPESQHIKTDQQNILIRSLMLNNNKGGSSSKDVKAAAEGPRKRAAEKVMDSSGSPKKANTKNNSQSEGSSSSVAEKDYHSFTVERLRARLKERGLSPKGKKDELIARLKCVNESAE; encoded by the exons ATGGAGGACTCGTCTTCTCAGCCCTTCGATCATGATCAAACGGCTCCTGGCGCATCCAAGTTCCTCTCAGACCTTCCCTCTCGCGGCCACCTCTCTTCTACCATCATCTCCTCAAATCTG GGGGGGATGCGAGTTTATATTTGTGAGCACAATACTTCTCCTCCAG AGAGCCAGCACATAAAGACAGACCAACAAAACATACTCATTAGGTCGCTCATGCTTAATAACAATAAGGGTGGTTCCAGTTCAAAGGATGTGAAAGCTGCTGCTGAGGGTCCTAGAAAGAG GGCTGCTGAAAAAGTCATGGATAGCAGCGGTTCACCAAAGAAAGccaatacaaaaaataattctCAATCGG AGGGATCAAGCAGTAGTGTAGCCGAGAAGGACTACCATAGTTTTACTGTAGAGAGACTTCGCGCTCGTCTTAAGGAAAGAGGACTTTCACCCAAAGGAAAGAAG GATGAGCTGATCGCACGCTTGAAATGTGTAAATGAATCAGCCGAGTAG